In Thalassophryne amazonica chromosome 14, fThaAma1.1, whole genome shotgun sequence, one DNA window encodes the following:
- the maip1 gene encoding m-AAA protease-interacting protein 1, mitochondrial, translated as MSLTPRLRGCSRFVPSVFGVCRLQREGRLVLRRGPALPVTAGRCFSSEHEGHRKNKVVFLNFTNPVHWLRTRVYYFLIRSYFDHEFNVEEFIQGAKQAFSQVSRLLSLCQFEALQGLVANDLVGKLEEKCNLLPSSYKKALSADPDDIMYTKPEDVGIYYDDNGRRFVSILMSFWYLTSAQLPEDAIIARLFPVAVGDEAKKLLHAKYEFQREFTKGVPPDWTITRIEHSKFLD; from the exons ATGTCGCTGACTCCGAGGCTCAGAGGTTGTTCCCGGTTTGTTCCGTCGGTATTCGGTGTTTGTCGGTTACAGCGGGAAGGTCGCCTGGTGCTGAGACGGGGACCGGCCCTGCCGGTGACCGCGGGCCGCTGTTTCAGCTCTGAACACGAAGGACACAGAAAAAACAAAGTTGTTTTCTTGAACTTCACCAACCCCGTGCACTGGCTGCGCACGCGCGTTTACTATTTTTTGATCAGATCTTATTTTGACCACGAATTCAACGTCGAAGAGTTCATACAAGGAGCGAAGCAG GCTTTCTCTCAGGTGTCCAGGCTGCTGTCACTGTGTCAGTTTGAAGCTCTACAGGGGCTGGTGGCAAATGAT TTGGTTGGAAAACTGGAGGAAAAGTGCAACCTGCTTCCATCAAGCTACAAGAAGGCACTTTCTGCAGATCCGGATGATATAATGTACACAAAACCTGAAGATGTAGGAATTTATTACGATGATAACG GGAGAAGGTTTGTGAGTATTCTGATGAGTTTCTGGTATCTGACAAGTGCCCAGCTTCCTGAAGATGCCATAATAGCACGCCTCTTTCCGGTAGCTGTTGGTGACGAAGCTAAGAAACTGTTACATGCAAAATATGA ATTTCAGAGGGAGTTTACTAAAGGAGTGCCACCAGACTGGACCATCACACGGATAGAGCACTCCAAATTTTtggactga